The following DNA comes from Pongo pygmaeus isolate AG05252 chromosome 9, NHGRI_mPonPyg2-v2.0_pri, whole genome shotgun sequence.
GTGTAGACACACTAATTTTGCTCATGGCACTATGCTAGATGCTCAAgagatgtttgttgaatgaatagacaCTTGACTGGAAATCCCAGCTCTGTGCAATGATCTTAATAATCTTAATGATTTCTGTGTGTTATATCCACCATTATCATGTACATAATAGGATTCCAGTAAAATAATCTATGTGTATGTGAAAGAGTAAATCATGCTAATATGTTAAtggttaatattttattacagaATATTGTTTTTTGTTCTGGCAAAATCTATGGTATCATTGCCCTTTTAGAAATGCTCTAAACCATgtagaaactaatttttttcttttcttttctttttttctttttttttttttttgagatggagtctcactctgtcacccaggctggagtgcagtggcacaatctcagctcactacaacctctccctcgtgggttcaagtgattctcctgcctcagcttttcgagtagctgggattacaggtacgcaccaccacactcagctaattttgtattttagtagagatgggttttcaccatgttggccacgctggtcctgaacttctgagctcaagtaatccacccaccttggcctcccaaagtgcagggattacaggcgtgagccaccaccgtTGGTCTGTAGAAGCTAAATTGATGAGGAAGCTAACATTAACAAGTCCCTTGAGGAGCTCTGCACGCTTGGAGTGAAGAAGTTTCAAGGTAATTTATTATGACATTATGGTTACATTTTGATCAGCAAAAACCCAAGTGGTTTATTAAAAGATAGtgtacatgcacatgcatgcacacacaaacacacacacagagttttttgaggaacttctatCCCATTTTCCATAACAATAATgtactaattttcattcccactaacaatgtaCAAGAGTTACATAATTTTCTCCATATATTTGCCAATgtattatctttcatctttttgataattgccattttaacaggtgtgaggtgatatctcattgtggttttaatttgcatttccctaatgattagctATGCTTAGCATTTTTGCATGTACCTGTTAGCTCTTTGttggtcttcttttgagaaatgtctgtttaggtcctttgcttattttttaattgggttatttgttttcttgctgttgagttgtttgagttccttatacatttttaatattaacccCTGCTgtttaatttgcaaatgttttctcccattctgtctgttgtctcttcattttgtcaaTTATTTCCATAGCTGTGTAAAAGTTTTTTACTTTGATgtcatcccatttgtctatttttgcttttgttgtctgtgcttttgaagtcatttccaaaaattcattgcTCACGCCAATGTTGTGGAACTTTTCCTGTATggttttgtgaaagaaaaatatcttgggcccccagAATCACTaatctaaagggaaaagtcaagctgggaactgcttagggccaacctgcctcTCATTCTAATcaaagtcactcctctgctcactgagataaatgcatatctgattgcctcattTGGAGAGGCtagtcagaaactcaaaagaatgcaaccatttgtcttttatctacttgtgacctggaagccccttccccactttgagttgtatagcctttccagactgaaccaatgttcatcttacatatgttgattgatgtctcatgtctccctaaaatgtgtaaagcCAAACTGTGCTGTGACCAacttgggcacatgtcgtcagggCCTCcagaggctgtgtcacaggcacaCATCCTCAACCTtgttaaaataaactttctaaattaactgagacctgtctcagatttttcagggttcacattttggtaaccacAGGGGGATTCTTAGTGGAGGTACGTCTTacctttgacaaatctcctatTGGTCCTTGGTACCAGCATGGCTAactttatggctcaaaccaaaaggacaatttgctgaggtctgGGAGCACCCCCTCCAGAGCATCCCTGATCTCCCAAAATTTGGtcaagatctaaagtttattttgctgtataaacccctttttttatttttttttggagttttacttgcttccaacacaaagaaggcaagtttttcctgcttccatgacAATGGATGGTGGGTAACTCCTTTATGGAGTTTGAGCTACTTCCAACAGGGAAGATGAAGGGGGTTTTTTGCTGCTTCTAGGATAGTAAAGAGCGGTCTTCAGCCTGAGAGCCATCCCTGGGTAAGTAACTGAATTGGGATTTGTCTTGgataaagttaaaattaacaaccaactggtcttaatttctccttaccattagagCGCTCAGTGATCATATAAGTTGTGCGATCACTTGTTTTGCTTAActggttatttttgttgttgttgttgtttgtttctgtttttgttattgtttgtcttttcccACTGGGTTTGACCAATTCTATCCAACTTGATCAAATCCAAGGGAATGTTCCAAATTGTGGGGAACGAGGCCTCTGAAGTGGCTAAATTcccataaaaaaatatatatatatatattttttattttgactacCTAAGGAGCTTTATTTACATAACAAGGCCACCTTTTTGCTAGCCAAGCCAAACTGAAAGAACAATGGCTGTACTTCTGAAAGAACAGAAATACAGTAATAagatttaaaaccatttttttaaaagcaactcAATGGTTAAAAGTCACCCTAATTAAAAGCTAACATCCaagatgtgtatatgtatgtgtgcatgtggatgtgtttgtatttaaaagaccctcacatttttgttttgtttttcttctaggaccctgtctttttttgagCAAAAGTTTTTTCCCActcagttgactgaattctggtttcttcatttacttctgtCTCTCCTTTATCTTGCCTCCTCTGCTGCATAGGGGACCTAAAATAGTTTAATAATAGCCTGGAGTTCCTTAAAGAAAACTGAGAAAGTGCCAGACTCCCTTTGGGGGAGAAACCTGTTTTTCCTTATGGGACCCCAAGAATGTAAACAGACAAGTTCATCTCAGCTCTTAAACTGTTTGCTTTTGTATTGTGTTACCTGTTTCGTTTTGGTTTTTTTGACTAAAATAGTTAACTGCAACAGAGCTTACTCTGGTTTTTAAGGAAGAGCGTGGTTTAGACACTAAGATATGTCTTcgttaaaaaaattgttttaagtgcATTGTAAAAGCATCACATTGTCAAACCTCATAAAATGATCTCTCcaaaagattttaataaaagaaaagggggaaaatgtgaaagaaaaataaatctcggaacccccaaatcactaacctaaagggaaaagtcaagctgagaactgcttagggccaacctgcctcccattctattcaaagtcacctctTTGCTCACTAGGATAAATAAATATCCGATtgtctcctttggagaggctagtcagaaactcaaaagaatgcaaccatttgtctcttatctacctatgacctggaagtcccCTCCCCATTTTGAGTTGTAcagcctttccagaccaaaccaatgttcatcttacatatgttgactgatgtctcatgtcccactaaaatgtataaaatcaaactGTGCTctaaccaccttgggcacatgtcattgGGACCtactgaggctgtgtcatgggcacacCTCCTCAaccttgttaaaaaaatttttctaaattaactgagacctgtcttagattttcagggttcacagtttcttctagtagttttgttACAGGAAAGTGTCTCAAGAGAGACAGATCTCAAGAGAGGGTttttggatcttgtgcaagaaagaactTGGGGGTGAGTCCACAGAGCAaagtgaaagtaagtttattaagaatgtaaataaaaaagaaagaatagctaCTCCACAGACAGAACACTCCCAAAATCAAGAGGAGAAACACATCTGCCTTCAGTATAATGTCGTTTATATACAAgataacaaagcaaaaaaaatcagGGGGAGATGTGTTCTACTACAAGTGCTTGTGACAAAGGATTGTTAATCTTTGTGTAACTACTGTCTTTTGCAAAAATCTATATTATTAAATTGAAAGtgaaacttattctttttttttttttttttttgtgagaaggagtttcgctcttgtcacccaggctggagtacaatggcacgatctcagctcactgcaacattcgcctcctaattcaagtgattctcctgcctcagcctcctgagtagctaggattacaggtacccaccatcacgcccagctaatttttgtattttttaatagagacagggtttcaccatgttggccaggctggtctcgaactcctgtcctcaggtgatccaccttcctcggcctcccaaaatgctgggattacaggcgtgagccaccacatccgtcTGTGAATCTTATCCTTACACTAAGAATGCTTTTGTTATTAAGATATTGGGACATCAAGACATTTCCTGGGTCTGTTAAGTCCTGAGCCTGTTCAgtaatcattttgtttgtttttttgaggtggggtcttgctctgttgcccaggctgtagtgcagttgcgctatcacagctcactgcaaactctgcctccctggctcaaactatcctcccacctcagcctcccaagtagctgggactatgggcatgcaccaccaagcctggccctggTAAACATTATTAACTATTCCCTTAACCATAAATATCCTGTGACTAGGAATAcctaatctcctgacctcagcctcattttacccagccttTATTccagatggagtcactctggttcaaatgcctctgacagttttatactttcaggccttatatttaaatctttaatctattttaagtTGTATGTGGTATGAGACAAGGGTCCTATTTcaatctgcatgtgaatatccggttttcccaacatcatttgttgaagagactatcatTCCCCCATtatgtattcttggcacctttgtcaaaaatcaatggaCTGGggtaggcgtggtggctcatgcctgtagtcccagcactgtgggaggccaaggtgggtggatcacctgaggagtgtgagaccagcctggccaacatggcaaaaccccttctctactaaaaatagaaaaaattagccaggcatggtggcacacccctgtagtcccagttactagagaggctgaggcagaagaatcgcttgaacccagcaggcggaagtggcagtgagccgagatcgcaccactgtactccagcctgggcgacagagtaagactatgtctcaagaaaaaaaaacaaatcaatgaagtataaatgtgtgtgtttatttctgggctctctatcctATTCATTTGGTCAGTGTGTCTATTTCTCTGCCATACCATGCTGTTTCGATTACAATCAACTTAAGTTTTGAAGTCAgggagtgtgatgcctccagctttgttctttttgttccagATTGTTTgtgctattcagggtcttttgtggttccaaatgaatttaagggttgtttttcctatttctgtgaaaaatgacattggaattttgatagggattgcactggaTCTGTAGATTGCACTTTTTGGCtcttttgaaataaacaataagGTAGAAGTTTTGGGGTACCAAAAGACTTAGAGACCAATCAAACCGTGATTTTATTGCCACTTCATTTTTCACTCAAAACAATATTGCACAATATTCAActtgaggactaagctctgattttttatcttgcccaaattcctacctaagggaatcatgccctacaaaccataaattctcatcagataggttttatttgaccctatatattgtgacttacttttcaacgtgactctggcataacattatgagacaaagaaaaaaatatttaaccccaaaatatatttctttgccatatcttgaaattgccctgcaaagtctcttgAGGGAAAAATCCATATTCTATAGGTATTCTCTTTCCcctttgtcttccttccttccttcccagatcCAGGAGAcaatcaactaagagccaggcatatttttttttctctgtcttgcccaggctggagtctagagtacagtggcatgatcttggctcactgcaacctctgcctcctaggttcaagtgattctcctgcctcagcttcccaagtagctgggattacaggcacccgccaccacgtccagctaattttttgtatttttagtagagacggggtttcaccatattggtcaggctggtctcgaactcctgacctcaggtaatctgcccgattcggcctcccaaagtgctgagattacaggcgtgaaccactgggcccagcctccaGGCACCCTTTTAAGTCAGataaaaaaacaatttacaaCAGTCTTTCTCTAAAGTCTGCTATCTAAGAGCTTCCTCTGCATAATAAAACTTGGTCTCTACAATCATTTATGtttaacctgaacattcctttctatccatcCCAGGTCTTTGGACAAATTCAACctattgtcaaccagaaaatgtttacatttacctATAGCCTAGAAGCCCACCTTGACttgtcccgcctttctgaaccaaactaatgtatttcttaaatgcatttgattgatgtctcatgccccTCTAATATGTATAAAGCCAAGCTGCACTTctaccaccttgggcacatgttctcaggacctcctgagggctgtgtcacaggccatggttgctcatatttggctcagaataaatctcttccaaTATCttacagaatttcactcttttcaTCAACAATATTGTTCATTCACTGAGATCTCTGGAATCACAGACTGTGCTCAAATTCTGATGGTACTGTTTTCCTGTTGTATGACCCAGAACAAGTTAAATTATTTCACCCTCAGGATTGAATCTGCAAAATAAGTATAACGACTTATCTCATAGATTCGTTGGCAGGACTAACGAATGAGGTACTCAATGACACATTGCAATTGCTCTATACATGTTAAACCATTGCCAAATCTGGTATTCTCCTAATGTTTTTGAGGCGTCCCCTAGAAAAAGATCTCAAAGGCTGTGAATCGTAAAGAGACCACCTTGCTAAGCAACCGGCAGGCACTGACAGTTGTACTccgcagaaaaataaataaataaaacaaaagactcCCCGCCCCGCCGCCCTCTTCTTCTAGGGAAAGACTGGGGATTGGAAAGAGAACCCTAGAGGGCCAACAGAGCCCCTGGGCGTGGCTGGGCGGACAGCGCCTTTGACCGGAGGAACACAACCTTCTGAGGAACTCAACCTCCCCCGGAACTCAACCCCCGTCGCTCGAGTTTCTTTCGCTTCCGTCGGGACTCTGCGGAGTGGACCCGAGTGAACACAACTTCCGGCCCCACTGAGCAGTGTCCTGAGCCGATTCCAGCTAGGTAGTAGAGTGTCGCTGCCTACCTGGGTGCAGGAAACAGCTGGAGTCGCTGGGGGAGCTCCGCGCTGCCGGACGCCCGTGACCATGTGGAGGCTGCTGGCTCGCGCTAGTGCGCCGCTCCTGCGGGTGCCCTTGTCAGGTCAGAAGTCCCTTTTGGTTCCTAAAGACTTTAcccctcttcctcccccaccCTCCAGTGCTTTTTCTCCCTAACCCAAAAGGCGGCTCTGCACACGCTTGGTGAAGCACTGGTTAGGGACTACGCTATCCCACCGCCGAGCTCCACTGTATGGGTTCGTGCAAGAGGGTCACAGCTGCGTCTGGGAGTCGGCGCCCAGAGACCCCGGCTGGCCTTTTGCGGCGCCAGAGACCCCGGCTGGCCTTTTGCGGAGCCTGAGCCTTTGAGTCCATTTAGTGGAATCCGCATCCCACACCTCAAGACTCCTCCGGCGGAAGTACTTTTGGGCGGGCGCGGCGGCTAACTCctttaataccagcactttgagaggccgaggcgggcgaatcacttgaggtcaggagtttgaaaccagcctggccaacatggtgaaactccgtctctactgaaaatacaaaaaaattagctgggctaatGTAATCCCATTACATTAcaggtgggcgcctgtaatcccagctagtccggaggctgaggcaggagaatctcttgaacccgggaggcggaggttgcagtgagccgagatcgcgccactgcactggagcctgggcgacagagcaagactccgtctcaaaaaaataaaataaataaaaataagaagtaatACCTTTGGCCCAGGTTGTATCGGGTTCCCGGCCTTGTTACCTTCGTCGTTTAACTTGATTTGTCTTTGTAGATTCTTGGGCACCCCTCCCCGCCAGTGCTGGCCTAAAGACACTGCTCCCAGTACCAGGTTTTGAAGGTGAGAGCTTGTCTTTCTCCTGTTTGTAAATCTTTTCTCTGATGGAAACCAGGAGCGGGTGGGAGATGACATAGGAATGTTCTCGTGTTTCCCATCCCCGTTCACtctttcaataaatatgtttttagagCGTACAGTTTTGCCAACCAATATTCTGAGCACTAGAAATAGAGAACAAAGGAAACCAAAAAAGTTCCCTGCTCTTACGGAGCAGCGTCTAATGAGATAGCTCCCCTAACACCTCCAACTGGTGTGTGTCCCATGGTCCACTCAGCCAGTAGTCATTGGCCTGAAATCTGGATTTttgggcgggcatggtggctcacgcctgtaatcacagcactttaggaggcggaggcgggtggatcacttgaggccaggagttggagaccagcctgccaacctggtgaaaccccgtctctactaaaaatacaattagctgggcgtggtagtttacacctgtaatcccagctactcaggaggccactgcattccagcctgggcaacagagtgagactcttgtctcaaaagaaaaaaaaaaaacctggactTTTGATGTTCTTTCCAAATAAGTTTACATATATGCAGTCATCTAACGATATGTGAAAAAGCtttaatttgttaaatttaaGCCACAATATCGTAAAactagtttactttttaaaaaagaaatatactggAACCCTCAAAAAAATGAATAGGGTCTGTACATCTGAGGGTCTTCTGTACAGAATTGTTAAACCACCATGTTTTGAAAGTACCTTTTGACTTGTAGGTGAAAGCACTACTAAGTTTCTCTGTAGCTACATATAGAAATTGAGGGGCACCTTCTGAAACTCTGATAGTAATAATTTGATATTTCCTCAAACTCTTCTATTTTGTATTTGTCTCCATTATAAAGCCATACTTGGTTcactttagaaattttaaaaaatgatttgtatgttaacttttttccccaaattgtCAAGTAAGGATGATAAAGAAGATGTCACATGTCTGGCCTGAAGTTTTGCCCACCCACCCAAACCTGGCACACTGACCTGTGCAGGTCTCAGCATGAAAAGTCCCTGCATATATGAGAGAAAGAGCATTGATCAAAGGATTCCTAGGTTGTAAGTTTCTCAACAAGAATGTGGCAGAGCTGGAGAACTTAGATATTTTTATGTACAATATAGTATTCTTCCACTACCCCCATTAACATCCAGAGAGGCagggaaatatatgtatatatttttgtgacATGGTATGTAGCTTTGCTGTTGAACTGGATGGCATAGACcagattataaaatgtttttagccCTCAggttcctcttctataaaatgtagATTCAAAATACTACCTGCCTAATAATCCTGTTTGTTGATCTGCGTAATAGTgatgtgtgttcatgtgttcacTTTCTGGTAATTCACTGagctgtatatttttaatttggccCTTTGATATAGCTGTGTTAAACTTTgacaagtttaaaatttttaaaaagggagtcCTGAAAGAATACCAAGgctataaagttattttaaagattaagtgAAATAGTGATTTCCAAACAATCCCTGTTACAGTGTTAAGCAGAGTTGGTGATTAATAAGCGCATTTGAATTCAGAGGATAAAACTTTGCTATCTTTAAAGTTTTAGAAACATTTCCATTAGCCACTGTCACAGCCAGAAGATTCCAGTGTCACTAAAAGCATCTGCAAAAATGTAATATACCTTTACAGTTACTGTTCAGTGGTAACTTTTAAGACTTTcaggctggatatggtggctcacacttgtaatcccaacactttgggaggtaaaggcaggaaaatcacttgaggccaggagtttgaaaccaacctgggcaacatagtgagaccctgtctctaccaaaaaatgaagaaaaaagaaattaagactttCACCTGTTATAAATCTTTCTAGGAAAATAGATCTTTTGCGATGTGTAGTTTTACTTTATCCTGGTTGTCTGTGCTTCTTTTAGATGTTTCCATTCCTGAAAAACCCAAGCTTAGATTTATTGAAAGGGCACCACTTGTGCCAAAAGTAAGAAGAGAACCTAAAAATTTAAGTGACATACGGGGACCTTCCACTGAAGCTACGGAGTTTACAGAAGGCAATTTTGCAATTTTGGTGAGTGAATTCAGCATCGAGCAGCAATGGGATGGAAGCTAGGGAATAATAAAATCTCATACTCCTTGAGATAATTTAGTCTCTTCCTCCACAGTTTTTATTAGAACTGCCACCAGTTCCTCTTTAAACTGTATGTACAGAGGCTGCTGGGTACCCAGTAAATAAACATTTGGgttatacatcttttttttttttttaatgtagagtgAAAATAACgtaaaagcagaaggaaggggctAGCTAATGTGCCCCATAATCAGATCATGAGACCTTTTCAAGCTCTGGTAAAAATAAAACCATCCACAATATAGGGTGTGGAAGACAGCTGTTTCCTTACTTGTTGAGTAGCTTCCATAAAGACTTGATGTCAGCAGCCACACAAATGGGTGTGCACTAGGATTTGTTTTCCACCAGGCAGCCAGAGTGATATTCCAAAGTCCTCTTCCTGCAGCCTACATAATCACCCCCACTGACCTCTCAGAACCTCCTGCCCACTCTCCCCATTCCTCACCCTACTCCAGCCACATTGGCTTCTGTTCAACTTGCCAAGCCCTCTGCTGTGCCAGGGCCTCCACATAAGCCTTTCTTATGCCTGGCACACTCCTCTCTTTTCCCTTGGCTAGTTCTTTTTATTCTGGTCTTAGCTTTAGATGTCACCTCTTCAAAGAAGCCTTCCTGGCTCTCCACTGAAATGGGTCCCCCTTCACTCTATTACTGTGTACCCTAGGCTTTTCCTCCATGGGACTTATTAGaacttagatttttattttcaattgtatCATTGAAGCCACAGTTACTAGAAGAGACAAAATAATGAGCCCATAGACGATGTCGAAGTCCGCATGTGTTTCTAATTCTCCCATTCACTTTTAGGCATTGGGTGGTGGCTACCTGCATTGGGGCCACTTTGAAATGATGCGCCTGACAATCAACCGCTCTATGGACCCCAAGAACATGTTTGCCATATGGCGAGTACCAGCCCCTTTCAAGCCCATCACTCGCAAAAGTGTTGGGCATCGCATGGGGGGAGGCAAAGGTGCCGTTGACCGCTACGTGACACCTGTGAAGGCTGGCCGCcttattgtagagatgggtggACGTTGTGAATTTGAAGAAGTGCAAGGTTTCCTTGACCAGGTTTCCCACAAGTTGCCCTTCGCAGCAAAGGCTGTGAGCCGCGAGACTCTAGAGAAGATGCGAAAAGATCAAGAGGAAAGAGAACATAACAACCAGAACCCCTGGACATTTGAGCGAATAGCCACTGCCAACATGCTGGGCATACGGAAAGTACTGAGCCCATATGACTTGACCCACAAGGGGAAATACTGGGGCAAGTTCTACATGCCCAAACGTGTGTAGTGAGTGTAGGAGATAACTGTATATAGGCTATTGAAAGAAGGATTCTGCATTTCTGTTCCCCTCAGCCTACCCACTAAAGTCTTTGGGTAGCTCTTAAGCCATAACTAAGGAGCAGCATACGAGTAGATTTCTGAAAAACAATGttatttgttgatttaaaaagaaaactgt
Coding sequences within:
- the MRPL16 gene encoding large ribosomal subunit protein uL16m gives rise to the protein MWRLLARASAPLLRVPLSDSWAPLPASAGLKTLLPVPGFEDVSIPEKPKLRFIERAPLVPKVRREPKNLSDIRGPSTEATEFTEGNFAILALGGGYLHWGHFEMMRLTINRSMDPKNMFAIWRVPAPFKPITRKSVGHRMGGGKGAVDRYVTPVKAGRLIVEMGGRCEFEEVQGFLDQVSHKLPFAAKAVSRETLEKMRKDQEEREHNNQNPWTFERIATANMLGIRKVLSPYDLTHKGKYWGKFYMPKRV